From Bradyrhizobium sp. AZCC 1610:
TGCCGGGCTATGGTTCGATTTCGGCCACCAGCACCACGGCCTGACGCTCGGACCGGCAACCGGCCGCCTGCTGGCCGAAATGATGACCGGCGAGACCCCGTTTGCCGATGCCAGGCCCTTTGCGGTCGAACGCTTTGGTTGACCATACCGGGAATTGAGAGGGCCGAAGGCCGGGTCTTTTCCTTGCGCGATCAGGGCTATCGTGGCGATACTGCAACGACCCAGCAAGAGGAGCGGTCATGAAAGTTAACGTCGAAATAGATTGCACGCCGCTGGAAGCCAGGCAGTTTTTCGGATTGCCTGACGTCTCGCCGATGCAGACCGCCGTGATGGACAAGATGCAGCAACAGGTGATGGCCAACATCGAAAAGGTTTCGCCGGAATCGCTGATCCAGAGCTGGTTCACGTTCGATCCCAAGATCGCCGAGCGGTTTCAGGACATGTTCGTGACCATGGCTGGCCTCGGCGGCATGGGTCAGAAGGACAAGAAGTAAGTGGCCATCGCGGAAGGCGGCGCGGCGACGGAAGAGCAACGGCTTCGGCCGCCGAGCCTGTTCCTGATGTTGGCAGAAACGAGGGCCTTGTTCGAGCTGAACTCGAGCCTCTTGCTGTCGCCGCTATTGTTGCGCGCGCCGAGGGGCGATGGGCATCCGGTGCTGGCGCTGCCGGGCTTTCTCGCCAGCGATCTCTCGATGGCGCCGATGCGGCGCTACCTGAAAGAACTCGGCTATGATACCTATGCGTGGAACATGGGCCGCAATTTCGGCGGCGTCGCTTCCAAGCGCGGCGCGTTGCGCGATCTCTTGCAGCGCATTCATGAATCGACCGGCCGCAAGGTCAGCCTGGTCGGCTGGAGTCTCGGCGGCGTCTACGCGCGCGATCTCGCCCTGCAGATGCCGGACATGGTGCGTGCCGTGATTACGCTCGGCAGTCCGTTTGCCAACGACATCCGCGCGACCAACGCCACCCGGCTCTACGAGGCGCTGTCGGGGGAGGCCGTCGACGACAATCTGGAAATCCGCCAGGCGATCGCCGGTGACCTGCCGGTGCCGGCGACCTCGATCTATTCCCGCACCGACGGCATCGTGAACTGGCACACCAGCCTGTTGCGTCCCTCCGAAACCGCCGAAAACATCGAGGTGTGCCTCGCCAGCCATATCGGGCTCGGCGTCAATCCCGCTGCATTATGGGCGGTCGCCGACCGCCTGGCGCAGGCCGAGGGCGAATTTAAGCATTTTGACCGATCAGGACCGTTTGCGATTGCCTATGGCCCCCCTGAAAATGCACAATCCTGACCAAAGCCCTAAGGTAAGGGGATGATTTCGAATGAGCCCGCCGTGCAATTGAGGCAGGATGGGTGGCGGTTTTCGGAATTTGCTCCAATAATAAAGACGTTCTGAACGCCAGAAGTGCCATCAAGGCGCCGCGTTTTCTACTGCGGGAGGAAAATATGGCGGACGCCAAGAAACTGTCTTCGATGGACGCGTCGTTTCTCTATCTGGAAACGCCTGAGATGCCGATGCACGTCGGGAGCATGGCGATCTTCCGCCTGCCGGAGAACTACAACGGCAACTTCTTCGAAGACTTCAAGGCGATGATCGCCTCGCGGCTGCACATTGCGCCAATCCTCAAAGCCCGTCTGGAAAAGGCCCCGCTCGACATCGATCATCCGTCCTGGGTCGAGGACGACCAGTTCGACATCGACCGTCACATCTTCCGCGGCAGCCTTCCGGC
This genomic window contains:
- a CDS encoding DUF6489 family protein; its protein translation is MKVNVEIDCTPLEARQFFGLPDVSPMQTAVMDKMQQQVMANIEKVSPESLIQSWFTFDPKIAERFQDMFVTMAGLGGMGQKDKK
- a CDS encoding esterase/lipase family protein; this translates as MLAETRALFELNSSLLLSPLLLRAPRGDGHPVLALPGFLASDLSMAPMRRYLKELGYDTYAWNMGRNFGGVASKRGALRDLLQRIHESTGRKVSLVGWSLGGVYARDLALQMPDMVRAVITLGSPFANDIRATNATRLYEALSGEAVDDNLEIRQAIAGDLPVPATSIYSRTDGIVNWHTSLLRPSETAENIEVCLASHIGLGVNPAALWAVADRLAQAEGEFKHFDRSGPFAIAYGPPENAQS